The proteins below come from a single Desulfitobacterium metallireducens DSM 15288 genomic window:
- the rpsT gene encoding 30S ribosomal protein S20 — MPNIKSAIKRVELTKARALKNAAAKSTLRTTLRRFEESLSTDADTAKVALSKATRALDKASSKGLVHKNMAARKKSRLTRRFAKQFAQVG, encoded by the coding sequence GTGCCAAATATTAAGTCCGCTATCAAAAGAGTTGAATTGACCAAAGCTCGCGCGCTTAAAAATGCTGCAGCTAAATCTACTTTACGGACAACACTTCGTCGTTTTGAAGAATCCTTAAGCACAGACGCCGATACCGCTAAAGTTGCTTTGAGCAAGGCAACCCGCGCTTTGGATAAAGCTTCTTCCAAAGGGTTAGTGCATAAAAACATGGCTGCCCGCAAAAAGTCTCGTTTAACAAGACGTTTTGCGAAACAATTTGCCCAAGTCGGCTAA